GCCGGTGTCCCACGGCCCCTACGAGCGGGAGGTGACGATCATCGGATCGACGGCGGACTTCGCGCCGATCCGGAGGCTGAGGATGGCCTCGGGACGGTTCCTGCCGCCGCGCGACCCCCACCGCCCGTCCGCGGTCGCGGTGATCGGCGGGACGGTGCGGCGCGAACTCTTTCGGGGAGAAAACCCCCTCGGGCGATGGATCAGGATCGGCGACCGGCGCTACCGCGTGATCGGCGTGCTCGCCTCCTCCGGCCGCGCCCTGGGCCTCGACCTCGACGAGATGGTGGTCATCCCGGTCGCTTCGGCGCTGTCGCTGTTCGACACCTCGTCCCTGTTCCGCATCCTCGTCGAGGCGCGCGGGCGCGACGCGATCCCGGCGGCCCGCCGGGCGGTGGTCGAGATCATCCGGGAGCGGCACGACGGCGAGGACGACGTGACGGTGATCACCCAGGACGCGGTGCTGGCGACGTTCGACCGGATCCTGCGGACGATGACGCTCGCGGTGGCCGGCATCGCCGCCGTCAGCCTGGCCGTCGCCGGCGTGCTGGTGATGAACGTCATGCTCGTCTCCGTCACCCAGCGGACCGAGGAAGTCGGCCTGCTCAAGGCGCTCGGCTCCCCGCCGGGCCAGATCCTGCGGCTGTTCCTCGCCGAGGCCGCGGCCCTGTCGCTTCTCGGCGCCGCCGCGGGCACCGCGCTGGGCTACGCCGGTGCAGCGCTCGTGCACCGCCTCTATCCGATCCTCGACACGGTCCCTCCCGTCTGGGCGCCCGCCGCGGCGGCCGGGATCGCCTTGGCGGCGGGCCTTCTGTTCGGGGTCGCGCCGGCGCGCCGGGCGGCGGCGCTCGATCCCGTCGCGGCGCTGGGCCGGCGATGAACGGTCCCCGCACCGTCGATCTCGCCGCCTTGGCCCTCGGCGCGGTGCGCGCCCACCGGCTGCGCTCCGGCCTCACCGCCCTCGGCATCGCGGTCGGCGTCGCCGCGGTGGTCCTGCTCACGTCGATCGGGGAGGGCGTGCAGCGCTACGTGCTCAGCGAGTTCACCCAGTTCGGCACGACGCTCATCGCGGTCAACCCGGGCAAGACGACGACCTTCGGCGTGTCGGGGGCGCTGATCGGGACTGTGCGCCCGCTGAGCCTCGACGACGCCCTGGCGCTGCGGCGCCTTCCGTACGTCGACGGGGTCGTTCCGGTGGTGCAGGGCAACGCGGCGGTCGAGGGGAACGGGCGCACGCGGCGCACGATGGTGCTCGGCGTGGGCCCGGAGATGCCCTCGGTCTACCGCTTCCGCGTCGCCGCCGGGCGCTTTCTGCCGGAGGACGACCCCAGCGCCCCGCGGGCGCTCGCCGTGCTGGGGGCGAAGGTCCGCGACGAGCTGTTCGGGGCGGCGAACCCGCTGGGACGACGCATCCGCATCGGGGGGGAACGCTACCGCGTCGCCGGGGTGATGGAATCGAAGGGCCAGGTGCTCGGGTTCGACCTCGACGACGCCGTCTACATCCCCGCGGCCCGCGCCCTGGAGATGTTCGACCGCGAGGGGTTGATGGAGATCGACGTGCTCTACAGGCCCGGCGCCCCCGAGGACGAGGTCGTCGCCTCCCTGCGGAGAACGCTCGTCGCCCGCCACGGGAGGGAGGACTTCACGATCACCACCCAGACGCAGATGCTGGAGGTCCTCGGATCGATCCTCGACGTCCTGAAGTTCGCCGTCGGGGCTCTCGGCGGAATTTCCCTCCTCGTGGGCGGCATCGGCATCCTGACGATCATGACGATCGCCGTCGGCGAGCGGACCCCCGA
Above is a window of Acidobacteriota bacterium DNA encoding:
- a CDS encoding ABC transporter permease translates to MTAADLARFTLGSLGGARLRSGLTLLAMAIGVASVVVLTGLGEAARRYVTGQFAALGTHLLIVLPGRSETTGGPPPILGEVPRDLTIDDALALLRSRAVRRVAPIAVGAAPVSHGPYEREVTIIGSTADFAPIRRLRMASGRFLPPRDPHRPSAVAVIGGTVRRELFRGENPLGRWIRIGDRRYRVIGVLASSGRALGLDLDEMVVIPVASALSLFDTSSLFRILVEARGRDAIPAARRAVVEIIRERHDGEDDVTVITQDAVLATFDRILRTMTLAVAGIAAVSLAVAGVLVMNVMLVSVTQRTEEVGLLKALGSPPGQILRLFLAEAAALSLLGAAAGTALGYAGAALVHRLYPILDTVPPVWAPAAAAGIALAAGLLFGVAPARRAAALDPVAALGRR
- a CDS encoding ABC transporter permease, whose product is MNGPRTVDLAALALGAVRAHRLRSGLTALGIAVGVAAVVLLTSIGEGVQRYVLSEFTQFGTTLIAVNPGKTTTFGVSGALIGTVRPLSLDDALALRRLPYVDGVVPVVQGNAAVEGNGRTRRTMVLGVGPEMPSVYRFRVAAGRFLPEDDPSAPRALAVLGAKVRDELFGAANPLGRRIRIGGERYRVAGVMESKGQVLGFDLDDAVYIPAARALEMFDREGLMEIDVLYRPGAPEDEVVASLRRTLVARHGREDFTITTQTQMLEVLGSILDVLKFAVGALGGISLLVGGIGILTIMTIAVGERTPEIGLLRALGAERGDVLRLFLGEAILLAAIGGAAGLVLGAGGGRLLALALPGLPVHTRWSFAVLAEAIAVAIGLAAGILPARRAARLDPILALREP